In Etheostoma cragini isolate CJK2018 chromosome 19, CSU_Ecrag_1.0, whole genome shotgun sequence, the genomic window CTGTTTCAGTTAAAGACGTAgattttataaatgaaactggATAAGCAACAAATCCTTCACTGGCTTAGACCAAGCTCTGTTCTTTAATATGTTAGcgcaacacacatacagttgtattttatatttataccCGTGTATTATTGAGAATAATTTTTGAGTTGATATGAATTTATATGTAAAGTTTTTCTCTCCGCTGtaaagaaattattaaaaagaagaagaactttgACCTTGTGCTGTTTGTCTGCTTGCTGCTGTCGTGCTTCTGCTAACTGAGCCGAGAACCTCAGGGTATCTGCACCTGGACTCGACGGCCTCTTCCTAGTGGTCTCAACTGCATCGCATGGTCTGGATGTCGGGTAGGAAATTAGTTTTGGGAAATACAATAATAAGTCTGGTGATATTCTATTCTTCTCAACAAAGCCCATGTGTGGAACCAAACCAACAAATGCACCTTTATGCTATAAAGCTCGCTGGAGCATCAGTATGAACTAGTGTCTTTGTACCATAAATCCATAATGACTAAGTAAGGTTTAATGTCTCTGCAAGGCTTTACCCTAGCATGATTCTGTTTTATTGGCTTTTTACGTATTTTAGAAGACTTGACAGGAAAAAtagacaggaagtgatgtcacatGGGCAGCTTGTACAGCTGACCGATGATACAGCAGGAGggctgtgtgcagtgtgtgtgtgtgtgtagtgtgctGCAGGTCATTCAGGTAGTGCGTCATGTCCTGATGGCTCATAGTAGACTAGATGGACATTGGAGAAGGCAAAACTAACGTTCTGGATTCAAAGGTCTGGACTTGACAGTAAGAAAAGAATATCAATAGTTTTATAGTTGTGTCATTTAcagtgtttctttctgtttccccTAATTGCAAAGAATTTGGagaaactataaataaataaaaagaataacacCAGACTTATGGTATGAAAAGGTGGAAAGGAGGGCAGAAAATCCCCCCCCCNNNNNNNNNNNNNNNNNNNNNNNNNNNNNNNNNNNNNNNNNNNNNNNNNNNNNNNNNNNNNNNNNNNNNNNNNNNNNNNNNNNNNNNNNNNNNNNNNNNNccccccccccccccagtggtgGCAGACAGCCGTGCATGCTGCTGGCCCCCCAGTTAGACTTGTCACAGATGTGGGTGGAGTTTCAACAGCATCAACAGGATTTGGTGGAGAATTTTTAACTTAAAGTCTTCTTAGCCCCAGCTGTTGAAACCTTCTCACCCCTAACCCTAATAACATGTGCTCACTACATTCTTCGTCCCTTCCCAGGACTCCCTGTGTCCCCCACAACTCATCACAGAGGACGAGGGACTGAGTCGGCTGGCCCAGACTGTCCAAGTGTTGGTGGACCTGGCCGACAGCTCCCAGCGGACCCCCAAACTGGACTGGTGTGGGGCCGCTGGCTCAGCACAGAGCTAGCACAGCGTCGCTGGATCTGCGAAGATTTAACAAGATCACAGCAAAAGAGATCCATCTCAAGGCCAGTGTTTGGTTTTAACGTGTTTTAAAGGATCCAGACAGGTGGTGTCACTTACCCTGGTTGGTTAGACCCTGCTCAGGTTAAAGGGGGGCGGGGCTTAAATGGGAATTCATTAGGTGGCCAATCTTTTCTACCATTAAGAATGACGCTGTCATTTGTCCCGCCCTAAAGCTAACAAGCGACTCGggaagatgtcaatcaatcagtcgAGACACACCCAGTCCTGATGGGTCCAATCAGACGCgttaactgaaaacacctgtgtgctGGGCCTtgaaaagtttatttcatcGACTGTACAGCTAAACATACCATGTCCAAAGATTAAAATACACGaaagacaataataaaaagatttgtaaaTGACTTCAAAGCCTTGCTGTCTTGTTTCAGGTCTCATTTAAAGATAACTCAAGTTAAAGGAGGAGTTAAAGGGAACAACGTCTAGAACAAACCTGGAGCCACTAtttggttagcctagcttagcatataGACTGTACCATTGTAAGACATTACCATTGTACACTTATTTAAGGATAGTTACACCACTCAGACCGAGACGCTGCTAGTAGTAAATAGAAGTTCAGTTTTATTCCATCAAAGCAGGATTTATCAGTTCTTTTTTCCATCCCACGGCCTCGACTACCACCTGAAAACGTGTCTTCTTCTAACATGATTACAGTGTCTCCTGACAAATCACTACACAGGGACTGGCAGGGTGAAGAAGTGCATAACTTATAATAAAAGCACACGTCTCAATGCATTACTATACAGAAAACAGATAAATGATGTGTTATATGTAAACCAAACAATACTTTCAATAAGGGTATTTCCAGTTGCTACAATGGCTCATTTAGGAGCCATGTTTTGGTTtagtatttttacaattttatatattttctccaGTTTTATGTACAGTTAGATATACAAATAAGGCATCAACTGCAATCTAATGTGGGATGATGTACTGTAAGGTGTTTCCACTGTACGCTCTAGTCTGTTTGCCAGCATGGTGGAGGTCTGCGTCCTGGTGGTTCCCTCAGTCTCACCGCACAGAACCAGAGTAAAGCGGGGCAGAGAAACCAGGTACGTCCCATTGatatttttcatactttttctccacttttccTCCTTGATAGATGACAAATGAGGTATCAAATACATGTACCGTTCAAGAAAAAATGATGTTGGACCATTAACAGTCTATTGGCTGGAACTCTTCCAGATGCAAAACCACAGCAGAGCCTGCAGGCAAACGGAAGGGAAAAACAAGATTCCTCAAGAATAAAATCCGTTTTATGTCTGCGGTACAATCCGAAATAGACTGGCGCCAATAACACGAAAGCTGTTTAAGTTGtgtgttggtctcatttgtagtcgtGATACAGGACATTAGATTAAGGTGACATGACGACCTAGACCACCGCAGCTATAGTCTGAGCCCCCCAGGGGCTAAAAACCAGGTTTAAATAATGAGGCAGAACATGTGTATGAAAGAATCTTTAATTcttgaattaaaaacacactgaaggCATCTGAATAAAAGAAGATGCCACTAAATTGATCAGACACATAACTAAATCAACCGGGACCAATACACTAAGTATGCAACAAATACTTCCTGTTGTAGTACAGAGGATTTACGAGGACCACGTATGGCAAGACAGGGTAAAGGTACTGTTAATAGATTAGtgaataatgacaataattctGAAAATATATACTGAATTCAGATAATTTAGATACTTTTGAAATACTGCATTATAAAGTTAACAATGAGTACAAGTACACCAATGATGAGTCCTGCATCCGTATCTATATTCAAAATAAAGACTACCAAGCTGTTTTAAGCCTGTTATACTGTATTCTGGGGCTTAATGCTAATACCATAACTTTACctatgattattttattatttcgtAAATATAGGAGTCTGCTGTATAAACTATGTTCGAGTCTAAAATAAAACCGTAAAAGAAATGAGTAAATTCTAAACAGATTTTCCTGTATactgacatttaaaatacaaataatcacCCTCCAGTGTATTTGTCGGGTTTTATAATCGTGGCATCGGGAAGCTTTTGTAATTACCGGTAAACGTCAGCTCATATGAACAATCAGCAGGTGGTATTCTCATTTACTAATACTTACAAAACCCAGAGAagaggtttttctttttagaaacaaaaatCTTAAGTATTTGTTTTGCGTTGATATCAGTGATATTAATGTGCATCGGGACAGTCCGACGTGTTCAGAAGCGTCTGGTTCCcttcagtagtagtagttgttgttgttgttgcctcTGTAGTCGGGGACGGGTCTGTAGGGACGGAGTGGTCTTCGGCTTCCAACTGCCCCCCTCCCATCAATGTACTCGTTTGGCCTGTACCACGAGGGATGTAATTATCAATAATAagttatactgtttattgacccccagtggggaaattacaacacaaactaCATCCAAAGGCTTTCAGTCCACACCTATCTAAGACTAAGCTTTTTACAAAAAGTGAATCTTATAGTGAAAGTTAGATTTATGGCAGGACTGTTTAATAGAATCTATAAGTAGCTAGGCGTCCCTCATAAAGTGGCAGGTATGAAATATCAGCTGCAACTGGAACGGTTTGAAAGAGTGACTTCTTACTCTAAGCATTCGATGAAAACACGTGCAGGTTAATTTAGAGGAATAGGTCATGTGGGGAGAATGCTTATTCACTTCTTGCTGGaggttaaatgtaaatattgacaCCCCTTTGtgtggttagcttagcataaaaagaCTGGGTCTGGGTCCAACTAAAGATTTTACAGTGGGAATctacacagaaacaaaacatcaatTTCTGAGTCCTTTTGGGAGGTAATTAGTAACTAATTATTCAGCATGTAGCTGACTGCCAGGCTAACAGTTGACTAATGTGTTGTCAGCCATCTCATCTAACTCCAGAGAAGCAAGCAAATGGCATAAAACTAGCTAGCTATGAAAGCACCCACCGCGTATAGTCATCTTGCAGGTCGTCAGCTTTGAGGGCAGATCTGGAAATGCCCATGCCCGGAGGAATCCTGTCTGGATACCTCACAGCGATCTTCATCCCGTTCAACTCAAAGCCCTGAAGAGGATCACAAAGTTCTACTGAGTGAATACCGGGTTAGAGGAAAGCGGAAACCTTCTTTTCATTGGAGGAGAAGCAGCAATAACTTGGGGACTAGTGACCagcagcacgcacacacacaggaagtccaaaaacaaaatgtctgccaCCCAATATCCATGAAGAGCGAGTGAAGTAGGTCCCAGCCTGAAGTCCTACTGAGATTTAAGCCTGTCAGTCAGAGTTCAGGGCGTACTTACATGGAAGCGCCTGATAGCTTCATCACAATGCTCTTGTTTTGTAAAGTTTACGAAGGCACACCGTTTGTGTGTCAGAACCTTGACACTATGGACCACCCCCGCCCTGCAAGACAAGACAACACTTACTAGGACACTTAGGTATCCCTCTACAAAGATTAAACTGTAGAAATAAGAGGAAAAATCGGATTAGGCGCCTGAGTAAAATGAAAGCAAAGCTCTCCTACTTGTTAAATATGTTGGTCACCACAGACTCAGTTACTGGGTAAACCAGGTTCCCCACCCAAACTGGAAACAGCTCTCTGTTGAAGgaaagtgaaggagagagaTGATGAGCGTGACAACAGAGATCCCGACTGTCATATTTCAATAAACCATCATCATAACACTGCATGAAGGCAATCAATGATCGTCTGCTCTTAGAGTATACTGTCTAAAGTTTGACGTGGGAccatattcttaaaaaaatcatcaatgAAACAGAACATACTGAATAATACAGGAATGATCTAACTCTACAGCCATTAGATTGCAAACTATGCGATTAAGCCTTCGTTTAAGGGATTTCTAATTAAAGCCTGCAGCGTGACGGGTACTCACTGTGGGGGACGACTGTCTTCATGGTGTGTCTTCACAGCCTGATTTGGAATGGGCTTCGGCTGACCCGGGACATTCATCACGTTCTGGACTGGGCCTAAAGGTTTGTTCTTAAATGCTGTTTTCGGTGCATCCTGGGAGTGGGGGGGATGAGCAGGGACTGTATTGGCTGACAGGACTGGAGACACTCCAGTCACATTCGCTAGTTGCGCTGGCTGCAGAGGGCCAGTTTGAATAGCTCCTGAAAACAGATACAAGTGTTAGAAATAGCACATTGTACAAACAGACATACTTTTATGTAGGCAATACAATTTGGGAATTTCATATAGCTCATAAGCTGATACACCCTGGTAACGTGTTCTCTCAATTACAATATGAGTTTAGGAAATGTACTCTACACACTAGAATTAAACTAGGAGACCTTAATTTATCTGATGCATGGAGGATAGTAAAATTAAACAGATACCTGGTCGATGGTTTAATTTGGACAGCACCTCTAGAGCTTTATTTACTGTCCCGTGAATTATTAAAGCGTTCGAGCTCTGCTCCCGAGTGAAACCATACGCCTGAAACCAAACAGAGTTCCAGGTTAAAACCCCTTCAGTGAATGATCATCAGTTTGCCTGCAGTACTCCGCTATACTTAGTGgttacttttgctttttttaatgggaTTACTATAAgtcttaaatacattttgttctgAAAAGTAAAGTGTTTGTCTTCAAAAAGCAAACACATCAATGTGATTACATAGAGTACAGAAATATTTAGACATTATATTCCCAGCTACCTCCCCATTGCGGACTACACACCATTAGTTGTGTTATCTGCACCCGCATCAGCTCCTGGGCGGCGTCTGCACATGAGCTGTCCAGTTTGAGCACCTCCCTGAAGGCGTGGGCCGCCTCCTCATACCGCtgcaggaaggaggaggaggaaaaaagggtGAGACCGCACCACTCGCATCAACCATCGGGCTCATTGGAGGTCGTGGTGCTGGCCTAATCAGCCTGGTTATTCATGTTTTCAGCACGCGCCGGTCAAAACCAGGCTGAGTAGATAACGGGACCCTGCACAGCGCCATGACTTGGAAGTCATTCGACGGTGTTGCAACAGCGCTGCAGTCATGGCAGAGTCATTCTGACATATATGTACTGGGGGCGAACAATGCATGGTGCATGCTGGATACATTTAGATTATTTGTCTTCCCTCAACAAGCTCGTGGCCCAGACAACTTAGAAAGGGTCACATGATGGTAGCTATTTACCTGTAGACCTGCCAAAGCTCTGCCCCTCCTAAACAGGCCTTTAACCCAACCTGGACACATGCTGAGAGACAACTCCGCGTCGGTCAACGCCTTCTCGTATTCTTGCATCTTTTCAAAACAGAAGGAGCGATTTCCAAACAACCTGCAAGCGAAATACACAGTTAGAACTTTGAATAACACACAGTGGTGGAGTTATAAAAGGTATGAATGGTGATGTTCGTACTTAAACTCTGTAGGGTTGTACTTAATTGCATCCGTGAAATACTTCACAGCCATATTAAAGTCTCCGGCACTTGCAAACCTATTTCCAATaactatagaaaaaaaaaaagaggaacttCGGTTAAATTTAACATCTCATGACTTGATTTCCATATGAAAACATATCTGTCTATCTGGCTGAGTTTGTACAGTgaggagaacaagtatttgatacactgccgACTTTGcaggtttctgtaccaaatattaagttctgcttttctgatgtatcaaatacttataTCATGCTATTAAAtgcaaatgaattatttaaaaatcatagaATGGGATTTTCGGGATTTTTTCCGtttctcacagttgaagtgtacatCTGATCAAAATGACAGAACTCTACACGCTTTGTAAGtatcagcagtgtatcaaatacttgctCTCCCCGCTGTACATGAGATCGATACAACTTACCCGCAAGATCAGTACTTATTTTTAGGTTATCTACATTAGTGGGGTTGCTAGGGGCAACAGAATCCTGTTCAGACAGTAAGAGAGAAGTGAGATAAGCAACTGTGTcccaaaaataaaaggcaacatCCAAGTAATATGTTCAATCTGTAGTCAATGGCATAGCAAACATCATCCGTCATCTCTGTTGAGAATCGGATTTATAcgcacacaaataaaaattaaaaaaatagaactCGCCTTCTTTTCCCCCTCCAGGTCTTTATCAGATTTGTCAGGGACAGTTTTTGCTTCTTCTTTAACCGGggtcttctttttctgcttcctCTCAGGCCTGGGCTTCTGCTCCAGTTTACGCCTGGCTATAAGAGCAGCTTTATTTACAAAAGTACTAGTCATGTCcagttcctttaaaaaaaattaaagaaaattgaaTTAGGATTAAAGACACAATTAGTCACCTTCTTAAGTCCTACAGAGCAAGCTACTTATTTTAATTGGTAAATGttaaagcaaagaaaataaagtaacttTTTCATACAAATAGGGTTATACTGTGCAATTTTGGAATTCCTGTTGGCAATTGTGGATGCATAGCAAATATTAACTATCATCTAGGTTTTAACTGAAACACAAGATACAGTCAAATACGCACAGGCAAAGTCTTTCAATACcgtctttttaaatttaagtgtCCAATCAAAACTATAGACATACCAATATAGCACACATAAAGATTGGGGTAAGTGCAAAGGTCAATTCAATATTTTTGAGACGTTGCTCCTGTTTTGCTTATAAAGATATTAtgctgatttaaatccagctctgtttTTTATGAGATTTTGTTATATAGTATTGTGGCGGTTGTACTTTGTTCTGTcatattgtgtttcttttatatgTGCTCTAGTGCAATTATACAGAAATATCTGGtttttattattcaggtttttatTGACTTGGTAATCACTCGACAGGGTCATTGATACTTGTGCAGTGTGATGTAATGTAGGGTGgattgtatgttgtgtgtgagtgtaaagtCTGTGTGTTATTGATGTTTACAGCAGCCGTATGTAGCACTGATGCCCCAAGACAAATCTCCctcaggggacaataaagttgatcTTGATCTTGACCCCCCAGAGAAGTTTCAGCAGACCCCAAAAGAAAATCACCAGCACCAAAATGATaaaattgagaataaaaatagcaacTCAAATCCTCTCTAAACGTCTTTAAGAGCAATTTACCCAACAACAAGCGGACCATATACTGGAATATGAGCGCTAATCTCCGTGTTATCGTCCAGCTGTCCTGGACTGTGGACCAATTTTGTTAATTAGGGTTTAATTGGCCCGTCTGCGCAAACAAAAGCATCCGGACGCTCTTGGTCATCAGACTTGGCGGTTACTGTGTCCCTTACGGCCCTGACACACTAACCCGACGGCTGCCGACTGccgctgattggacgaacgcgcCACaggtctggtttctccggaaattcaaagccagcctgtcatggcggcttgtcCAGAATACAATCTCAAATTTGAGTAAAATCAGAGACGTGTGTcggaaaacattttaaggaggAATAGGCCATGCAGCTGCTGAACCTGTCTTCATCTTAGAGCCACAAAcgtcaatttaaaagattttcctCCGATTTTTAGAGACTCTCGTCCcgctccaccaatcagagtgGTCCGACCGAGCCTGTCAGGTTGGCCAAAGTGGAGGCTCCTCCTCCGACGGCACAGAACACACCggaacagactcgagtcaccgacctaGGTTAGTGTGTCAGAGCTTAACAAAGCGGGGCCTTAGCGTTAACCCTCATATTGTAGTGAGTTACAATAAAACGAGCACTTGGTACCTCACATTCGGCCGAGTCATTCTGGGTGTCGCTATCGTCACCACTGGAGTCGTCTTCACTACTGTCACTGCTGTCGGTATCTTTGGCTGTAGCCAACGGTTCTACACTggaaattgtattgtttttggaTTCATCGTTAGCTGGTGGGCTCTCGCCTGCTTTAGATTCCTCTACATCTTTTCCCTGTAAAAtagatggggaaaaaacaactgttaagCTTGCAACTTTATCCATTTTTGTTGGAAtcttccatttatttattttatttttaatgttgcacACATTAATCACTACCTCTTCATTTGTTATGGGGTTCTGTTTTTCCTTCTCCAACTTCTCAAgtcgttttctttctttccgtTTCTGCAAGACAAGAAAAATGAGGTAATGCAGCTCAATTGACCCAATTTTAAATCAACTCATTAGTAAGAAACTGTTATTGGACATTGCAGaatttacttgttttttaaGTCGCTTCTTCTCagctttttctttgccttttttctcttcttctaaTAATCTGGCTTTTCTTTCAGAGTCCTAAAGGGTTGGCAAAAACATCGCATATATTTCAACCCATGAACTTCTGCGGAATCACTTCCCACAGTAAGACAGTCATCTATTTGACAAACTAGACAAATATAAGTGAACTTACACTCTCCCTTGCATGAACTTCCACAGAGGATGGGCGAGGAATGTCACAAGTCGAAGTGTAGTAACGCAGTGGGGGTTGATAAACAGATCTGGATGACCTTGTATGGTTCAACCTTTCACTAATCCAACCAGGGAGTACTGGGAATCCCTGGCAATTGTTATGATCGTGTGCCCAATTTTCAATTCCATAATCATCTGTAACGTCTCGCTCATCATCGTATTCCATATTCgctagaaaataaaacatttaagttACTGGTTTAATGCAAAtccacacataaaacactggAAACAGATTTGTGCGTGCAGTAGATATGTAATGTGATATCTTCTTACCAACAAGGCCAAGTCTTACTATCCTTTGAAAACCAGGTTGATTATCAAACAAATCCACAACCCTTTGCTAGACAGAAGAAAGATGTGAATGTCAGTTCTATGAACTTTCTCACAAACATCAGGTTAGCTGAGGACCTTCAGCCTCAAAACATGAAATTGTCCTCCATTTAAACCCTGTTAAAGTTGGTGTGTGTTCCCAAGGGAGTCCAAAGCTGTGTGTCACTGCCGGTATTGAACATGACAAGCACTGCATCCTTAGGTTTCGCTTTCTTCTGCCAAAAGGATAGCTGACGAGCCACTAGGTCAATATCAGCCAGCTGATATCCTTGCACTGGAACAGCAACCATGTGCAAACCACATGGGGACACAATCTGGGTTCTAAAAGTCCAGAATAACCCTTTAAAAGTGGTTGCTGTCACCAGGAGCAACGTTAGATGCTACAGTATGAGCCttaatatgtgaaaaaatagcATGTAAACAAGCCAGGCTAATATTTTTGATCATAACGAGccaaagaaggaaagaaatcaCAACGGtaccaagttttttttcttccccctaGCTACAATATTTGATTTTTCAACGTTACATATACACTTGTATGCACTTTTGAGTGCATGTCAGTGACTGTAAACATGGCTGCATTCACAGGAAGTGTGACGTGCACTGTTCAGAATCAGCGTCTCCAACACGACATTAGTCAGAAAGACTGAATACTTTACTAGCTAGTTTTCAAAGTACATGAGGAACTTCGGCTGTTGCTATATTGTGGACATACCCCCACGTTGAGAGAAGTATTTGCTATATTATCGCTAATATGAACCAACATATGGACGCTACATTAACGTCGGAATGTGTGTGCCCAAAAGCTAAGGccagtttaaaatgtatacttaCAACTCGAATGTCGGCAAACTCTGAAAGAGATAGACAAGCAAACAATGTAATATCACGTAGCATGAGCATTAAATAAACCCAACCGTGTTATTCAGTGGAATATCAGCGTTTTATAGAGTTACTAGGACGCGCGAGCTAGctcgttagctagctaaactatcCGCAAACTTCTTGTAACGTTATTCGTAACGTAGTCATTTTCTTACCTGGCTCTTCTCTAAATATGTCCATGTTTAGTAGCACATACACTCCCACAGCATCATATATTGATACATTCGAGTTAATTAACCGTACACACAAAGTTGTATTTACGTAATacacaaaattgtatttattaaacGCTAAGTTAGCAGCCTGTAGCTAACTTTTACAGCCTGCATGTTGTTTTCACGGCGAGcgcttctttaactgtctatggacgAGCGGGTAACTGAACTCTGTGAATCACGTGAACGGACGTaacttgactttttttgtacGCATGCGCGCTGTAACACTAAATTCGGCTAGCAccctactgtgtgtgtctgtgtgtcttatgcacatatatacacacacacacatacatataatatacataaacatttttataattattttttttcctgtaaataGCTCTTTAATGGTTTCTTACATGTATGCATGTCTCTCACGctgttatataatatataacatatattcAAATTTTAATTCATATATGGTATATCATCTTGCATCCTGCACATATGGAGTGGAAACGCCTTTTCTCACTCAATTGCTTCACTACATCTGATCAAATTGAACATAAAGTGACACTGACAattcataattatattattCTTTAATGCTTCACTCAGTAAATTGTTAGTACCCACATCACTTTCTGAtcagaaatatgaaaatatgatcAACATCTTTCTATATTTCCTGCATGACAACAATCCTGGCACAGTTAAACTCTAATTTTCTCCACTTCAACAGCAAAATAACCATTTCAAATGATGTCAATCAGGTCATCCAGGGAATCGAACATCATTCAGAACATTTTATGTAGATATGAATTCAATAGCAAAACAATTTGATGGCAACTACCCTTGATTAGGTCATGGCTGCTCCATAGATTTCATAATTGAAATatgaatttaatgtaaaaaaagtagtGCCGTGTAtgaacattcttttatttttatatctgAGACCAACAATGCAATTACGTAAAAATTGTGCATTCAATAATTAAAAACTATAATCTCTCTGATACCATGGGCCCACCTCATACAAGGCAATGTCATACAAAATACTAAAATGGCGTCACATTACAGGGCTTTGATACAGCTGCAGTGCTAGCTTCCTTGTACTGGAACTTGCGAAGCAGCCATCTTTGGTCGAGTCATGAGAAATAACCTGGCCTCGTCTCTTCGTCCTGGAGTTTAAAAGGTCAAGCCGGAGTCCCAAACTCCCAAATGCTCATTAGTTGCcacattttaaagtaagtaacaacaacaaagagccTTCATTAAAACGGGGATTGTAGTTTTTTAGTTATTGCCGTCAGGGACTCCGATGGGAATCTTCGCTTGTTATTCTGTAGTCCTTCCGTGGCGTACAGAGAAAGCGATGAGTCTGTGGTAGACGGAGCTGAGGAGGATGATGGCCCCTAGCACTATGCCACAGATGAGGCTGAAGGCCCAGCGGGGTCCCAGGATGGTGTAGGCCTGGGAGACGAAGATTGGACCCAATGTCCGCGCACCACTCCCGGAGGCTGTCAACCACCCCATGTACACACCCTGCAGAAAGCAACAGCAAACATCCACGCATGATTTTAACATTATATGAAGTTACACAGCACagctacatttcaaatgtttcagtTAAAGCAACACCTCCGTTACCCTACTGTCTTACCTGAGGTTTGGGTCCGAGGATTTTGGAGTACAGCGTGTAGGACATGACGTTGCAGGCTGGGTAGCCCACCCCGATGAGGATGTCGGACGAGATGTACTGGGCCAGACTGATGGCGGGCGTGTACTGGCACCAGGTCTGTTCGTACGGACAGCCCGTCGGCTCCAACGAGCTGTTGGAGGCCACCGCGGCTTTAGACATCCAACTGaccaaagtgttgtttttgacgtctgtagttaaaaaaagaagaaggaaaaaaaagcagaaactgaACACTGTATTTTTGCAGCCTCAAGTATTAGCATCCaccacacaccaacacactaaTGCCCCGGCACTAggacctttaaaatgttaagcCAAGAATCCAAAAGAgtattatttaaatgtcaaacaaagccAAAATCATACAATCTGCAGCAAT contains:
- the LOC117962198 gene encoding tetratricopeptide repeat protein 31-like isoform X2, whose product is MDIFREEPEFADIRVKRKERKRLEKLEKEKQNPITNEEGKDVEESKAGESPPANDESKNNTISSVEPLATAKDTDSSDSSEDDSSGDDSDTQNDSAECEELDMTSTFVNKAALIARRKLEQKPRPERKQKKKTPVKEEAKTVPDKSDKDLEGEKKDSVAPSNPTNVDNLKISTDLAVIGNRFASAGDFNMAVKYFTDAIKYNPTEFKLFGNRSFCFEKMQEYEKALTDAELSLSMCPGWVKGLFRRGRALAGLQRYEEAAHAFREVLKLDSSCADAAQELMRVQITQLMAYGFTREQSSNALIIHGTVNKALEVLSKLNHRPGAIQTGPLQPAQLANVTGVSPVLSANTVPAHPPHSQDAPKTAFKNKPLGPVQNVMNVPGQPKPIPNQAVKTHHEDSRPPQELFPVWVGNLVYPVTESVVTNIFNKAGVVHSVKVLTHKRCAFVNFTKQEHCDEAIRRFHGFELNGMKIAVRYPDRIPPGMGISRSALKADDLQDDYTRPNEYIDGRGAVGSRRPLRPYRPVPDYRGNNNNNYYY
- the LOC117962198 gene encoding tetratricopeptide repeat protein 31-like isoform X1, whose protein sequence is MDIFREEPEFADIRVQRVVDLFDNQPGFQRIVRLGLVANMEYDDERDVTDDYGIENWAHDHNNCQGFPVLPGWISERLNHTRSSRSVYQPPLRYYTSTCDIPRPSSVEVHARESDSERKARLLEEEKKGKEKAEKKRLKKQKRKERKRLEKLEKEKQNPITNEEGKDVEESKAGESPPANDESKNNTISSVEPLATAKDTDSSDSSEDDSSGDDSDTQNDSAECEELDMTSTFVNKAALIARRKLEQKPRPERKQKKKTPVKEEAKTVPDKSDKDLEGEKKDSVAPSNPTNVDNLKISTDLAVIGNRFASAGDFNMAVKYFTDAIKYNPTEFKLFGNRSFCFEKMQEYEKALTDAELSLSMCPGWVKGLFRRGRALAGLQRYEEAAHAFREVLKLDSSCADAAQELMRVQITQLMAYGFTREQSSNALIIHGTVNKALEVLSKLNHRPGAIQTGPLQPAQLANVTGVSPVLSANTVPAHPPHSQDAPKTAFKNKPLGPVQNVMNVPGQPKPIPNQAVKTHHEDSRPPQELFPVWVGNLVYPVTESVVTNIFNKAGVVHSVKVLTHKRCAFVNFTKQEHCDEAIRRFHGFELNGMKIAVRYPDRIPPGMGISRSALKADDLQDDYTRPNEYIDGRGAVGSRRPLRPYRPVPDYRGNNNNNYYY